A DNA window from Bradyrhizobium barranii subsp. barranii contains the following coding sequences:
- a CDS encoding tripartite tricarboxylate transporter permease yields MDTFAALAHGMAVAVQPMNLLYALIGVFLGTAVGVLPGIGPALTVALLLPVTYKLDPGGSLIMFAGIYYGGMYGGSTTAILINTPGESASMATALEGNKMAKAGRGGPALATSAIGSFVAGTIATIGLAFLAPWLVDFAVRFGPEDYFALMCVAFVTVSATFGDSPVRGLTSLFIGLTQGLVGIDKLTGQARLAFGVPELLDGVEVTTLAVGLFAVGEALYVASRRHHTEEKLEPVRGSLWMTKEDWKRSWKPWLRGTMFGFPIGALPAGGAEIPTFLSYSTEKRLTKHPEEFGKGAIEGVAGPEAANNASAAGTLVPLLTLGLPTSATAAMMLAGFQQYGLNPGPLLFAERPDLVWGLIASLFIANCMLLVLNLPLVGLWVRLLAILQPWLYAGILVFATMGTIAAKPSVVELSMLAGFGVLGFLMRRFDFPIAPVVVGLILGPIAESQLRRALAISLGDPMTLLQSPISATLLGIALVALLAPFVLKGMGRFKANED; encoded by the coding sequence ATGGACACCTTTGCCGCGCTGGCCCACGGCATGGCGGTCGCCGTCCAGCCGATGAACCTGCTTTACGCGCTGATCGGCGTGTTCCTTGGCACGGCCGTGGGCGTGCTGCCGGGCATCGGCCCGGCGCTGACGGTCGCGCTGCTGCTGCCGGTGACCTACAAGCTCGACCCCGGCGGCTCGCTGATCATGTTCGCCGGCATCTACTATGGCGGCATGTATGGCGGATCGACCACCGCGATCCTGATCAACACGCCCGGCGAGAGTGCCTCGATGGCAACCGCGCTCGAAGGCAACAAGATGGCCAAGGCCGGCCGCGGCGGGCCGGCGCTTGCGACATCCGCGATCGGCTCCTTCGTCGCCGGCACCATCGCCACCATCGGGCTCGCGTTCCTCGCGCCGTGGCTGGTCGATTTCGCGGTGCGCTTTGGCCCCGAGGATTACTTCGCGCTGATGTGCGTCGCCTTCGTCACGGTGTCGGCAACCTTCGGCGATTCCCCGGTCCGCGGCCTGACCAGCCTCTTCATCGGCCTGACGCAGGGCCTCGTCGGCATCGACAAGCTGACGGGTCAGGCGCGGCTTGCGTTCGGCGTCCCCGAGCTGCTCGACGGCGTCGAGGTGACGACGCTCGCGGTCGGCCTGTTCGCGGTCGGCGAGGCGCTCTACGTCGCATCGCGCCGCCACCACACCGAGGAAAAGCTCGAGCCGGTGCGCGGCTCGCTGTGGATGACCAAGGAAGACTGGAAGCGCTCGTGGAAGCCGTGGCTGCGCGGCACCATGTTCGGCTTCCCGATCGGCGCGCTGCCCGCGGGCGGCGCGGAGATTCCGACCTTTCTGTCCTATTCCACCGAGAAGCGGCTCACAAAACATCCGGAAGAATTTGGCAAGGGCGCGATCGAAGGCGTCGCGGGACCGGAGGCCGCCAACAACGCCTCCGCCGCCGGCACGCTGGTGCCGCTGCTGACGCTGGGATTGCCGACCTCGGCGACGGCCGCGATGATGCTGGCGGGGTTCCAGCAGTACGGCCTCAACCCGGGGCCGCTCCTGTTTGCCGAGCGGCCTGACCTCGTGTGGGGCCTGATCGCCAGTCTCTTCATCGCCAATTGCATGTTGCTGGTGCTCAATCTGCCGCTGGTCGGCCTGTGGGTGCGGTTGCTCGCGATCTTGCAGCCCTGGCTCTATGCCGGCATTCTCGTGTTCGCGACCATGGGCACCATCGCCGCAAAGCCGTCGGTCGTCGAATTGTCGATGCTGGCCGGCTTCGGTGTGCTCGGTTTCCTGATGCGCCGGTTCGACTTTCCGATCGCGCCCGTCGTCGTCGGCCTGATCCTCGGTCCGATCGCCGAGAGCCAGCTGCGCCGCGCGCTTGCGATCAGCCTCGGCGATCCCATGACGCTGCTCCAGAGCCCGATCTCGGCGACGCTGCTCGGCATTGCGCTGGTTGCGCTGCTGGCCCCGTTCGTGCTGAAGGGGATGGGGCGCTTCAAGGCGAACGAGGACTAG
- a CDS encoding NYN domain-containing protein, with translation MPSELRSPRLAVLIDADNASAKIADGLFEEIAKIGEASVRRIYGDFSNARSRGWADILSKHAIIPQQQFAYTTGKNASDITLVIDAMDLLHSGRFDGFCLVSSDSDFTRLAARIREQGVDVFGFGEQKTPESFRQACRRFVYTENLLSVPATTQDAASRSTSLQPPDAATPIIKKVITQMESEDGWVALGEVGRQLANLASDFDPRTFGFRKLSDLVRKTNSFEIDEPKGRSMRIRVKPAAAAPPRRRNPRRPARAGATGSSAPKA, from the coding sequence ATGCCGTCGGAACTTCGCTCGCCCCGTCTCGCCGTCCTGATCGATGCCGACAACGCCTCAGCGAAGATCGCAGATGGGCTGTTCGAGGAGATTGCCAAGATCGGCGAGGCCAGCGTCCGCCGCATCTATGGCGACTTCTCCAATGCACGGTCCAGGGGCTGGGCCGACATCCTGTCCAAACACGCCATCATCCCACAGCAGCAATTCGCCTATACGACGGGAAAGAATGCCTCCGACATAACCCTGGTCATCGACGCGATGGACCTGCTTCACAGCGGCCGGTTCGACGGCTTCTGCCTGGTCTCGTCCGACAGCGACTTTACCCGTCTGGCCGCCCGCATCCGTGAGCAGGGCGTCGACGTGTTCGGGTTCGGCGAGCAGAAGACGCCGGAAAGCTTCAGGCAGGCCTGCCGAAGGTTCGTCTACACCGAGAACCTGCTCTCCGTCCCGGCGACCACCCAGGATGCCGCCTCAAGATCGACGTCGCTTCAGCCGCCCGATGCAGCCACGCCCATCATCAAGAAGGTCATCACCCAGATGGAGAGCGAAGACGGCTGGGTCGCGCTCGGCGAAGTCGGCCGGCAGCTCGCCAATCTGGCCTCCGATTTCGATCCGAGAACGTTCGGGTTCCGCAAGCTGAGTGACCTCGTGCGCAAGACGAATTCGTTCGAGATTGATGAGCCAAAGGGCCGGTCGATGCGAATTCGGGTCAAGCCCGCTGCTGCAGCACCGCCGAGAAGGCGGAACCCGCGCAGGCCTGCAAGGGCGGGGGCGACGGGCAGTTCGGCGCCTAAGGCGTAA
- a CDS encoding adenine deaminase C-terminal domain-containing protein: MTRLTRFAVAPLHSMTRRLADVASARVAPDLVVTGARVLSTYSERIHPGREVWITGGRVAAVKPAGTAKKVWGGVPLYDAAGGIIAPGLVDPHIHIESSMVTACAYAEAALLNGTTTIFCDSHEIGNVMDVAGVEAMLEDAREAPLSIFLTVPSTVPATSAELETAGGDLTPDKIAGLFDRWPEAVALGEKMDFVPVTMGDERSHAILAAALKRGRPVSGHVYGREFVAAYAASGVTDTHEAIDRDIADDLLDAGVWVFLRGGPPTTPWHSLPQAIRTITELGASHKRTAVCTDDRDADDLLLFGLDWVVREAVKAGMSPEQAWSMGSLHGATRFGMEGDIGGLGGGRRADLVLMDDQLRPQCTWYGGELVVEHGKITELLDQALSQRYQYPKAAYATVKLPEKVKLTPELPAKACTVNAIKTALPGITLIHEKVAIEPAKDWPSLFERYGLCFVTVVERHGKSAGNVAYGLLKDFGLKRGAVASSVGHDSHNIIVAGTNEGDMQAAISAIKAEQGGVCVVADGKVRALVPLPIAGLLSDKRVTEVAEAVKVLKKEWAEAGCTIPYMGFNLIPLSVIPEIRITDKGLVLVPQMELAPLFE, encoded by the coding sequence ATGACTAGACTTACCCGCTTCGCCGTCGCACCGCTGCATTCGATGACCCGGCGTCTGGCCGATGTCGCCTCCGCGCGCGTCGCACCGGATCTCGTGGTCACGGGGGCCCGGGTGCTTTCGACCTATTCGGAGCGCATCCATCCCGGTCGGGAGGTCTGGATCACCGGTGGCCGCGTCGCAGCGGTGAAACCGGCTGGGACGGCGAAGAAGGTCTGGGGCGGGGTGCCGCTTTACGACGCCGCCGGCGGCATCATCGCGCCGGGGCTGGTCGATCCGCACATCCACATCGAATCCTCCATGGTGACGGCCTGCGCCTATGCCGAGGCTGCGCTCCTCAACGGCACCACCACGATCTTCTGCGACAGCCACGAGATCGGCAACGTCATGGATGTCGCAGGTGTCGAGGCGATGCTGGAGGACGCGCGCGAAGCGCCGCTCTCGATCTTTTTGACGGTGCCGAGCACGGTGCCGGCCACGTCGGCGGAACTGGAGACCGCGGGCGGCGACCTCACGCCGGACAAGATCGCCGGCCTGTTCGACCGCTGGCCCGAAGCGGTCGCGCTCGGCGAGAAGATGGATTTCGTGCCTGTCACGATGGGCGACGAGCGCAGCCATGCCATCCTTGCCGCTGCCTTGAAGCGGGGACGGCCGGTGTCCGGACATGTTTACGGCCGTGAATTCGTCGCGGCCTATGCGGCGTCCGGAGTCACCGACACCCATGAGGCGATCGATCGCGATATCGCCGACGATCTGCTCGACGCCGGCGTCTGGGTGTTCCTGCGCGGCGGTCCGCCGACCACGCCCTGGCATTCGCTGCCGCAGGCGATCCGCACCATCACCGAGCTCGGGGCGTCGCACAAACGTACGGCGGTGTGCACCGACGACCGTGATGCCGACGATCTTCTGCTGTTCGGTCTTGACTGGGTGGTGCGCGAGGCCGTGAAGGCCGGCATGTCGCCCGAGCAGGCCTGGTCGATGGGCTCACTGCATGGCGCGACGCGCTTCGGCATGGAAGGCGACATCGGCGGGCTCGGCGGCGGCCGCCGCGCCGATCTCGTGCTGATGGACGATCAGCTCAGACCGCAATGCACCTGGTATGGCGGCGAGCTGGTGGTCGAGCACGGCAAGATCACAGAGCTGCTCGATCAGGCGCTGTCGCAACGCTATCAATATCCGAAGGCGGCCTATGCGACGGTGAAGCTTCCGGAGAAGGTCAAGCTGACGCCGGAATTGCCGGCGAAGGCGTGTACCGTCAATGCCATCAAGACCGCGCTGCCGGGCATTACGCTGATCCATGAGAAGGTCGCGATCGAGCCGGCCAAGGATTGGCCGTCGCTGTTTGAGCGCTACGGCCTGTGCTTCGTCACGGTGGTCGAGCGCCACGGCAAGTCGGCCGGCAATGTGGCTTACGGCCTGCTGAAGGATTTCGGCCTGAAGCGCGGGGCGGTCGCCTCCAGCGTCGGGCACGACAGCCATAACATCATCGTCGCAGGCACCAACGAGGGCGACATGCAGGCGGCGATATCGGCCATCAAGGCGGAGCAGGGCGGCGTTTGCGTCGTCGCCGACGGCAAGGTGAGGGCGCTGGTCCCGCTGCCGATCGCCGGCCTTCTCTCCGACAAACGGGTTACCGAGGTCGCCGAAGCGGTCAAGGTGCTGAAGAAGGAATGGGCCGAAGCCGGCTGCACCATCCCCTACATGGGCTTCAATTTGATTCCACTATCGGTCATTCCGGAAATTCGCATCACCGACAAGGGCCTCGTGCTGGTGCCGCAGATGGAGCTCGCGCCACTGTTCGAGTGA
- the gcl gene encoding glyoxylate carboligase: MAKMRAVDAAVRILEKEGISTAFGVPGAAINPLYSALKKRGSIRHILARHVEGASHMAEGYTRAKAGNIGVCIGTSGPAGTDMITGLYSAIADSIPILCITGQAPRARLYKEDFQAVDIESIAKPVTKWAVTVREPALVPRVFSQAFHIMRSGRPGPVLIDMPLDVQLAEIEFDDETYEPLSVYKPTATRKQVEKALEMLNAAERPLIVAGGGIINADASDLLVEFAEIANVPVVPTLMAWGAIPDDHVLMAGMVGLQTSHRYGNATMLESDFVLGIGNRWANRHTGSVETYTKGRTFVHVDIEPTQIGRVFNPDLGIVSDAKAALELFVTVAREWRRSGRLRERQAWPAACRDRKKTMLRKSHFDNVPIKPQRVYEEMNKAFGRDTTYVTVIGLSQIAGAQFLGVYKPRNWINAGQAGPLGWTLPAALGVRAACPDREIVALSGDYDFQFLIEELAVGAQFNLPYIHVVVNNSYLGLIRQAQRGFDMDYHVQLSFENVNAPELGGYGVDHVAVAEGLGCKAIRVTDPKDTQAAFATARELMAKHRVPVVVEFILERVTNIAMGTEIDNIVEFEEVLDLPLDEVGTKRPGVLQPAE, from the coding sequence ATGGCGAAGATGCGAGCCGTCGATGCTGCCGTGCGAATTCTGGAGAAGGAAGGCATCTCGACTGCCTTCGGCGTTCCCGGGGCCGCGATCAATCCGCTGTACTCGGCGCTGAAGAAGCGCGGGTCGATCCGCCACATTCTCGCGCGCCATGTCGAGGGCGCCTCGCATATGGCCGAGGGCTATACGCGGGCGAAGGCCGGCAATATCGGCGTCTGCATCGGCACGTCGGGTCCGGCCGGCACCGACATGATCACCGGGCTCTATTCGGCGATCGCCGATTCCATTCCGATCCTCTGCATCACCGGGCAGGCGCCGCGCGCACGGCTCTACAAGGAGGACTTCCAGGCCGTCGACATCGAGTCGATCGCAAAGCCCGTGACCAAATGGGCTGTGACCGTGCGCGAGCCGGCGCTGGTGCCGCGTGTGTTCAGCCAGGCCTTTCACATCATGCGCTCGGGCCGGCCGGGTCCGGTGCTGATCGACATGCCGCTCGACGTGCAGCTCGCCGAGATCGAGTTCGACGACGAGACCTATGAGCCGCTGTCAGTCTACAAGCCCACCGCGACGCGCAAGCAGGTCGAGAAGGCGCTGGAGATGCTCAACGCCGCCGAGCGGCCGCTGATCGTCGCCGGTGGCGGTATCATCAACGCCGACGCCTCGGACCTGCTGGTGGAATTCGCCGAGATCGCCAACGTGCCGGTCGTGCCGACGCTGATGGCGTGGGGTGCGATCCCCGACGACCACGTGCTGATGGCCGGCATGGTCGGCCTGCAGACCAGCCACCGCTATGGCAATGCGACCATGCTGGAATCCGACTTCGTGCTCGGCATCGGCAACCGCTGGGCCAATCGCCACACCGGCTCGGTCGAGACCTACACCAAGGGCCGCACCTTCGTGCATGTCGACATCGAGCCGACCCAGATCGGGCGCGTGTTCAATCCGGATCTCGGCATCGTCTCGGACGCCAAGGCCGCGCTCGAGCTCTTCGTCACCGTCGCCAGGGAGTGGCGCCGGTCAGGCAGGCTCCGCGAGCGCCAGGCGTGGCCCGCGGCCTGCCGCGATCGCAAGAAGACGATGCTGCGCAAGAGCCATTTCGACAACGTCCCGATCAAGCCGCAGCGCGTCTATGAGGAGATGAACAAGGCCTTCGGCCGCGACACCACCTATGTCACCGTGATCGGCTTGTCGCAGATCGCCGGCGCGCAGTTCTTGGGCGTCTACAAGCCGCGCAACTGGATCAATGCCGGGCAAGCCGGCCCGCTCGGCTGGACGCTGCCTGCCGCGCTCGGGGTGCGTGCGGCATGCCCGGATCGCGAGATCGTCGCGCTATCAGGCGATTACGACTTCCAGTTCCTGATCGAGGAGCTCGCGGTCGGCGCGCAGTTCAATCTGCCCTACATCCACGTCGTCGTGAACAATTCCTATCTCGGCCTGATCCGCCAGGCCCAGCGCGGCTTCGACATGGATTACCACGTCCAGCTCTCCTTCGAGAACGTCAACGCACCGGAGCTCGGTGGCTACGGCGTCGACCACGTCGCGGTCGCCGAAGGCCTGGGCTGCAAGGCAATCCGCGTCACTGATCCCAAGGATACGCAGGCGGCGTTCGCGACCGCGCGTGAATTGATGGCGAAGCACCGCGTGCCTGTCGTGGTCGAGTTCATTCTCGAACGCGTCACCAACATCGCGATGGGCACGGAGATCGACAACATCGTCGAGTTCGAGGAGGTGCTGGATCTGCCGCTCGACGAGGTCGGGACCAAGCGGCCCGGCGTGCTGCAGCCGGCGGAATAG
- the hyi gene encoding hydroxypyruvate isomerase, producing MPKFAANLTMLFNEMPFPDRFAAAKAAGFSGVEYLFPYDFDKALLREQLEAHGLTQVLHNLPAGNWAAGERGIAILPDRVSEFRDGVFRAIDYAKALDCEQLNCLVGIAPADADPRELNETLVGNLRFAASTLARENIKLLVEPINTLDIPGFYLNGTEQAVQLISEVRSNNLFIQYDIYHMQIMEGDLARTMQEYLPQIAHIQLADNPGRHEPGTGEINYPFLFRHLDAIGYRGWIGCEYKPRTTTLEGLSWHAAQTFET from the coding sequence ATGCCGAAATTTGCCGCCAACCTCACCATGCTCTTCAACGAGATGCCGTTTCCCGATCGCTTCGCTGCGGCGAAAGCGGCGGGCTTCTCCGGGGTCGAGTATCTCTTCCCGTATGATTTCGACAAGGCGTTGCTGCGCGAGCAGCTCGAGGCTCACGGGCTGACGCAGGTGCTGCACAACCTTCCAGCGGGAAACTGGGCAGCGGGCGAGCGCGGCATCGCGATCCTGCCCGATCGCGTCAGTGAATTTCGCGACGGCGTGTTCCGGGCCATCGACTATGCCAAGGCGCTCGATTGCGAGCAGCTCAATTGCCTCGTCGGCATCGCGCCCGCCGACGCCGACCCGCGCGAGCTCAACGAAACGCTGGTCGGCAACCTTCGCTTTGCCGCCTCGACGCTGGCGCGCGAGAACATCAAGCTCCTGGTCGAGCCGATCAACACGCTCGACATTCCCGGCTTCTACCTCAACGGCACCGAGCAGGCGGTGCAGCTGATCTCCGAGGTGCGGTCGAACAATCTGTTCATCCAGTACGACATCTACCACATGCAGATCATGGAGGGCGATCTCGCCCGGACCATGCAGGAATATCTCCCCCAAATCGCCCATATCCAGCTCGCCGACAATCCCGGTCGGCACGAGCCCGGTACCGGCGAGATCAACTACCCCTTCTTGTTCCGCCACCTCGACGCGATCGGCTATCGCGGCTGGATCGGCTGCGAATACAAGCCGCGCACCACGACGCTGGAAGGCCTGTCCTGGCATGCCGCGCAGACATTTGAGACCTGA
- a CDS encoding 2-hydroxy-3-oxopropionate reductase, which translates to MIDIGFIGLGTMGRPMAGHLLAAGHRVLLHDVAPVSPELIAAGGIACKSAKEVAEEADAVIIMVPDTPHVEAVLFGKDGVASGISKGKIVVDMSSISPLATKEFAKKIEALGADYLDAPVSGGEVGAKAATLTIMVGGPERAFGTMKPIFDKMGKNVTHVGANGDGQTTKVANQIIVALTIEAVSEALLFASKAGANPALVRKALMGGFASSRILEVHGERMVKRNFEPGFRIELQQKDLNLALEGARALGLSLPSTALAQQLFSSCAAHGGKAWDHSAMVRALELMAGHEIAAA; encoded by the coding sequence ATGATCGACATCGGCTTCATCGGACTTGGCACCATGGGACGGCCGATGGCCGGCCACCTTCTGGCCGCGGGCCATCGCGTGCTGCTCCACGACGTTGCGCCCGTGTCGCCCGAGCTGATCGCGGCGGGCGGCATCGCCTGCAAGTCAGCCAAGGAAGTCGCGGAGGAGGCGGATGCGGTCATCATCATGGTGCCTGACACCCCGCATGTGGAGGCGGTGCTGTTCGGCAAGGACGGCGTCGCGAGCGGCATCTCCAAGGGCAAGATCGTCGTCGACATGAGCTCGATCTCGCCGCTGGCGACCAAGGAATTCGCCAAGAAGATCGAGGCGCTGGGCGCGGACTATCTCGACGCGCCGGTGTCGGGCGGCGAGGTCGGGGCCAAGGCCGCGACCCTCACCATCATGGTCGGCGGCCCGGAGCGGGCCTTTGGCACCATGAAGCCGATCTTCGACAAGATGGGCAAGAACGTCACGCATGTCGGCGCCAATGGCGATGGCCAGACGACGAAGGTTGCCAACCAGATCATCGTCGCGCTGACGATCGAGGCGGTGAGCGAAGCGCTGCTGTTCGCATCCAAAGCCGGTGCAAACCCCGCGCTGGTACGCAAGGCGCTGATGGGCGGGTTTGCATCGTCGCGGATTCTCGAAGTGCATGGCGAGCGCATGGTGAAGCGCAATTTCGAGCCGGGTTTCCGCATCGAGCTGCAACAGAAGGACCTCAACCTCGCGCTCGAAGGTGCGCGCGCGCTCGGCCTGTCGCTGCCGAGCACCGCATTGGCGCAGCAATTGTTCTCGTCCTGCGCCGCGCATGGCGGCAAGGCCTGGGATCATTCCGCGATGGTGCGGGCACTGGAACTGATGGCGGGACACGAGATCGCCGCGGCATAA
- a CDS encoding DUF1236 domain-containing protein — translation MKTRLAISLAAVSLLASSAAFAQSTTEQGARDGARAGGDIGGPIGAMVGGTVGAAVGAGLEIPNAVLGGIPRDDSVVIHERVVVGEPLPPTVVLRPVPNYTEYRYAVVNDRRVIVEPRTRRVVKIID, via the coding sequence ATGAAGACCCGTCTTGCGATTTCGCTGGCTGCCGTGTCGCTGCTGGCGTCGAGTGCAGCCTTTGCCCAGTCGACGACCGAACAGGGCGCCAGGGACGGCGCGCGTGCGGGTGGCGACATCGGTGGACCGATCGGCGCGATGGTCGGCGGCACCGTCGGTGCGGCCGTCGGCGCCGGCCTCGAAATTCCGAATGCCGTGCTCGGCGGAATCCCGCGCGACGATTCCGTCGTGATCCACGAGCGCGTCGTCGTCGGCGAGCCGCTGCCCCCGACCGTGGTGCTGCGCCCCGTGCCGAACTACACCGAGTATCGCTACGCGGTCGTGAACGATCGCCGCGTCATCGTCGAACCGCGCACGCGCCGCGTCGTCAAGATCATCGACTGA
- a CDS encoding VanZ family protein, with the protein MPIFIRFFAWLLAAAVTFATLGPPGLRPHSDLGQDGEHALAFILVGLAFGLAYRNRRWAVAAFAVVLIGVLELMQFWAPGRHARLDDFLVDAGTACIGFALAAVADWIMARLRASSALTN; encoded by the coding sequence ATGCCCATTTTTATTCGCTTTTTTGCCTGGCTGCTCGCGGCCGCCGTCACTTTCGCAACCCTCGGCCCGCCCGGCCTGCGGCCCCATTCCGATCTCGGCCAGGACGGCGAGCACGCCCTCGCCTTCATCCTGGTGGGACTGGCCTTCGGCCTCGCCTACCGGAATCGCCGCTGGGCCGTCGCGGCCTTCGCGGTGGTCCTGATCGGCGTGCTCGAGCTGATGCAGTTCTGGGCACCGGGACGGCATGCACGGCTGGACGATTTCTTGGTCGATGCCGGCACCGCCTGCATCGGCTTTGCGCTTGCCGCCGTCGCCGATTGGATCATGGCACGCCTCCGCGCCAGTTCGGCCCTGACGAACTAA
- a CDS encoding thiamine pyrophosphate-dependent enzyme — MSTDLDNRNTKVMNRFDVTSRLIAKLKHEEAVIGGIGNTNFDLWAAGHRPQNFYMLGSMGLAFPIALGVALAQPDRRVFALEGDGSLLMQLGALATIAALKPKNLIMIVMDNGIYQITGAQPTPAAGVADIVAIATGSGLANSVWAADEEDFERLVDEALSASEPSLIAVRIDDKPGVGTTRRDPVQIRERFMHGLGVREPL, encoded by the coding sequence ATGAGCACAGATTTGGACAACCGCAACACCAAGGTCATGAACCGCTTCGATGTCACCTCGCGCCTGATCGCCAAGCTCAAGCACGAGGAAGCGGTGATCGGCGGCATCGGCAACACCAATTTCGATCTCTGGGCCGCCGGCCATCGCCCGCAGAACTTCTACATGCTCGGCAGCATGGGGCTGGCTTTCCCGATTGCGTTGGGCGTCGCGCTGGCCCAGCCCGATCGCCGCGTCTTCGCGCTCGAAGGCGACGGCTCGCTGCTGATGCAGCTCGGCGCGCTCGCGACGATTGCGGCGTTGAAGCCGAAGAACCTCATCATGATCGTGATGGACAATGGCATCTACCAGATCACCGGTGCGCAGCCGACACCGGCCGCTGGCGTCGCCGACATCGTCGCCATAGCCACAGGCTCGGGACTTGCCAACAGCGTCTGGGCCGCGGACGAGGAGGATTTCGAGCGGCTGGTCGACGAGGCCCTGTCCGCCTCCGAGCCGAGCCTGATCGCGGTCCGCATCGACGACAAGCCGGGCGTCGGCACCACCCGCAGGGATCCCGTTCAGATCCGGGAACGCTTCATGCACGGCCTCGGCGTGCGCGAGCCACTTTAA
- a CDS encoding thiamine pyrophosphate-binding protein → MALAEQQTSPQAAQGASDRSWHGIVLQTLKRNEISLIPYVPDRVLTPLIKNLHADPFFTTFATAREEEAVGIVSGAWMGGRRGAVLMQTSGFATLANVLASLAVPYQIPLIMFVSERGTLGEFNYGQSLVCRTMRPVLDSLALEHHTITRLDELEFIADRSIKQAVTTQAPVALILNPLLTGGKVFDK, encoded by the coding sequence ATGGCGCTTGCGGAACAGCAGACCTCGCCCCAGGCGGCACAAGGCGCCAGCGACAGGAGCTGGCACGGCATCGTCCTGCAGACCCTGAAGCGGAACGAGATCAGCCTGATCCCTTACGTGCCCGACCGCGTGCTGACGCCGCTGATCAAGAACCTGCACGCCGACCCCTTCTTCACCACCTTTGCCACCGCCCGCGAGGAGGAGGCCGTCGGTATCGTCTCCGGCGCCTGGATGGGCGGACGTCGCGGCGCGGTGCTGATGCAGACCTCCGGCTTCGCCACGCTCGCCAACGTGCTGGCCTCGCTCGCGGTGCCCTACCAGATCCCGCTGATCATGTTCGTCTCCGAGCGCGGCACGCTTGGCGAGTTCAATTACGGGCAATCGCTGGTCTGCCGGACCATGCGCCCGGTGCTGGATTCGCTCGCGCTGGAGCACCACACCATCACCCGGCTCGACGAACTCGAATTCATCGCCGACCGCTCGATCAAGCAGGCCGTTACCACGCAGGCGCCGGTGGCGCTGATCCTCAACCCGCTGCTCACCGGCGGCAAGGTTTTCGACAAGTGA
- a CDS encoding hydroxyacid dehydrogenase yields the protein MSVNSKRVFYVKYLANPIYIDILKARSDVRLDRIENESPEDFYAPILNAAHVYQIGAARDELAPHFHVDAAFLKRTPNLLLVSSNGAGFDPVDVEACTDAGVLVVNQSGGNAHSVAEHALAMMLTLSKRIIQSDRRLRRERDVNRNELVGNEVEHKTVGIIGLGNVGRRIAALCKGLLGMKVLAYDPYLSAEVMAERGGAKVELDELLRRADFVSISCPLDKKSRNMISTREFALMQPHAYFITTARGFIHDEDALLQALRDKRIAGAGLDVWSKEPPPPEHPLLQLDNVLASPHTAGVTIEARQNMGRIAAEQVLETLDGKRPPRIINPEVWPRYAERFKQAFGVTPG from the coding sequence ATGTCCGTCAATAGCAAGCGCGTCTTCTACGTCAAATACCTGGCCAATCCGATTTATATCGACATCCTGAAGGCGCGGTCCGACGTCCGGCTCGATCGCATCGAGAACGAGAGCCCCGAAGATTTCTACGCCCCGATCCTGAACGCGGCGCATGTTTACCAGATCGGCGCCGCCCGCGACGAACTTGCCCCGCATTTCCATGTCGATGCCGCCTTCCTGAAGCGCACGCCAAACCTGTTGCTGGTCTCCAGCAATGGCGCGGGCTTCGACCCTGTCGACGTCGAGGCCTGCACCGATGCGGGCGTGCTGGTCGTCAACCAGTCCGGTGGCAACGCCCATTCCGTCGCCGAGCATGCGCTGGCGATGATGCTGACGCTGTCCAAGCGCATCATCCAGTCCGACCGCCGCCTGCGCCGCGAGCGCGACGTCAACCGCAACGAGCTCGTCGGCAACGAGGTCGAGCACAAGACCGTCGGCATCATTGGCCTCGGCAATGTCGGCCGCCGCATTGCCGCGCTGTGCAAGGGCCTGCTCGGCATGAAGGTGCTGGCCTATGACCCGTATTTGTCGGCCGAGGTGATGGCCGAGCGGGGCGGGGCGAAGGTCGAGCTCGACGAGCTGCTGCGCCGCGCCGATTTCGTCTCGATCTCCTGTCCGCTCGACAAGAAAAGCCGCAACATGATCAGCACGCGCGAATTCGCGCTGATGCAGCCGCACGCCTATTTCATCACCACGGCGCGCGGCTTTATCCACGACGAGGACGCGCTGCTCCAGGCGTTGCGCGACAAGCGCATCGCCGGCGCCGGCCTCGACGTCTGGTCGAAGGAGCCGCCACCGCCGGAGCATCCGCTGCTCCAGCTCGACAATGTGCTGGCGAGCCCTCACACCGCAGGCGTCACGATCGAGGCGCGCCAGAACATGGGCCGCATCGCCGCCGAGCAGGTGCTGGAGACGCTCGACGGCAAACGCCCGCCGCGGATCATCAATCCCGAGGTCTGGCCGCGCTACGCCGAGCGCTTCAAGCAGGCGTTCGGCGTGACGCCGGGGTAG